The nucleotide sequence ACCGACGCCTTCCAGGGCAAGGTCATGGCCCGGTTCGCCAGGGAGGACCTGCGCGCCGGGACCGCCGTGGTGCTGGTGGACATCGACGACGACTACAGCCTGGACTTGGCCAAGGAATTTTCTCGGGAATTCACGTTACGGGGTGGTATTATGGCCCCGGACATACACTATAAGCATGGGCAGCCCAGCTACCGGGAGGTGGTACAGGCTGCCAAGGCCGCCAAGGCCCAGGTCTGCTTCATCCCCGGACACGACGAATCCGGCACCATCGCCGCCCAGATCGTTCGTGAAGGCGCTACCTGCATCCTGCTAGGTGGCGACGGCTGGGACTCACCAGCCTTTTACGCTAAGGGCGGCTCTGAACTCGATGACGGCTACTACTGCACCCACTGGCATCCCCGGAGCGCCACACCCGCCTCCCTAGATTTAATGGTCCGGCAAGGAGAAGCCGAATTGGTCGCGCCAGTGGTTTTGGCTTACGATGCTCTTATGCTCTTGGCCGACGCCGCAGCCAGGGCGGGCACCCCGGACCGTGCCGCCATCCGCGACGCCCTGGCCAACACCAGGAACTATCCGGGAGTGACCGGTGCCATCAGCTTTCTCGCCAATGGCGATCCCGCCAAGAGTGCGGTGATCATGCGCATCCGGAAAGGAAAACAGGCATATTACAGGAACGAAGACCCCAACTGAGCGCGCCACCACCCATGGACAACCTGACCCGCCGAATATTCCTCCCCCTCTTGTTGACCGGCATCATGGTCATTGTTGTTTATGGGATCATCTTAACCAGCTATGAACAGAAACGTCGTGCAGACAATCTGGAGCAGATACGCTTCCAGCTTCTGACACTGTATGAGCTGCGACGCGAGGACATCGGAAACGAGATATTCGGCGGCAAGCGCTTGGCTCTGGCCGACACCCTACAAAAGATGCGCTTCGTCCATGACATCGTGACGGTCACTGCCTTCAACCCGGAGGGCAAGGCCCTGGAGGATACCAGCGGCGAGGCCGCTGACTTGACTCGAGCCGAGCTCGACCAGCTCGACCAGGTGCCGCAGTTTGTCGAGACCGACTACCGGGACCTTCGGGTGGCCGTCCTGACCACCATGGTGGAGGTCATCGGCGAACGGGTGGGCTACGTCAGGATCCGCTTCGACCTCAGCAAGCTGCAGCGGGAAGCCCAGAGCTCCTACAATTTCTTCCTGGCCCTATTGCTCACCCTTTTCGTCATCATGAGCCTGACCCTGCACGTTATCATCAAGCGCATGGTCATACGCCCGGTGACCCGCCTACGGGACGCCATGACCCGGGTTCGCGACGGCCGCCTGGAAATCTCCTTGGACATTGAGACCAAAGATATCATTGGCGAACTGGCCGCCTCGTTCAACGAGATGACCGCCGCACTCAAGAAGGCTCGGGAGGACCGCAGCGAGGCCATCGTCCGTCTGGAGGATAGCCTTGTTGCCTTGTCGCGCAAGGCCGAAGAGCTCGCCGAGGCCAATCACCGGCTCATGGAACTCGACAAGCTCAAAAGCGATTTCATCTCGTCGGTTTCCCACGAGTTGCGCACCCCCATGACCTCAGTGCTCGGGTTCGCCAAGCTCATCCACCGCGATTTCGCCAAGCTTGAGCGTTCAGACCGGACCGGCCCAAAAGCTCATGCCCTGGCCCGGCGAATTGACGGCAACATCGCCATCATCATTGAGGAGGGTGACCGCCTTACCTCACTGATCAACGACGTTTTGGACTTAGCCAAGATCGAATCCGGCAGCATCCAATGGCGCGACCGGGAGGTGGATGTGGTAAAACTTGGGCACCGGGCGCTTCGGGCCGTTGAGGGCGTGCTCGACAAAGCCCCCCGGACGCGTTTGATCAGCAGCCTGCCGGATCACATGCCCAAGACCATCATCGACCCCGAACGCCTGCTCCAGGTGCTCATTAACCTCCTGTCCAATGCCATCAAATTCACCCCCCAGGGGACGGTGGAGTTGAAAGCCCGATGCACGGGCAACGTCCTGCGCCTAACAGTCGCGGACCAAGGCATCGGCATCCCGCCCCAGGAATTGGAACGCATCTTCGATAACTTCCATCAGGTCCGCCGGGATGACTCCCCGGAGCATAAGCCCCATGGAGTGGG is from Solidesulfovibrio magneticus RS-1 and encodes:
- a CDS encoding ABC transporter substrate-binding protein; the encoded protein is MMRVFLTIVSLLALLWAGPGYAESFKVAAIFAKTGQAASQNADNLRGVRLAAAEINARGGILGEPLEIFELDNRSTPIGAKVAAEEAARIGVRAIVGCSWSSHSLAAAQVAQRHGIPMISDISTSPALTQVGDYIFRVCYTDAFQGKVMARFAREDLRAGTAVVLVDIDDDYSLDLAKEFSREFTLRGGIMAPDIHYKHGQPSYREVVQAAKAAKAQVCFIPGHDESGTIAAQIVREGATCILLGGDGWDSPAFYAKGGSELDDGYYCTHWHPRSATPASLDLMVRQGEAELVAPVVLAYDALMLLADAAARAGTPDRAAIRDALANTRNYPGVTGAISFLANGDPAKSAVIMRIRKGKQAYYRNEDPN
- a CDS encoding HAMP domain-containing sensor histidine kinase, translated to MVIVVYGIILTSYEQKRRADNLEQIRFQLLTLYELRREDIGNEIFGGKRLALADTLQKMRFVHDIVTVTAFNPEGKALEDTSGEAADLTRAELDQLDQVPQFVETDYRDLRVAVLTTMVEVIGERVGYVRIRFDLSKLQREAQSSYNFFLALLLTLFVIMSLTLHVIIKRMVIRPVTRLRDAMTRVRDGRLEISLDIETKDIIGELAASFNEMTAALKKAREDRSEAIVRLEDSLVALSRKAEELAEANHRLMELDKLKSDFISSVSHELRTPMTSVLGFAKLIHRDFAKLERSDRTGPKAHALARRIDGNIAIIIEEGDRLTSLINDVLDLAKIESGSIQWRDREVDVVKLGHRALRAVEGVLDKAPRTRLISSLPDHMPKTIIDPERLLQVLINLLSNAIKFTPQGTVELKARCTGNVLRLTVADQGIGIPPQELERIFDNFHQVRRDDSPEHKPHGVGLGLAICRRIVDHYHGRIWAESDGEHGSTFHVELAVADTTATDNVILRNK